A single Pseudomonas brassicacearum DNA region contains:
- a CDS encoding bifunctional protein tyrosine phosphatase family protein/NAD(P)/FAD-dependent oxidoreductase: MDIHHLASGLSISGQIQPDQMSEIKTSGFRAIICNRPDGEGSDQPLFADIQRAAQAMGIEAHYLAAESGKVTDEQGVAFGKLLESLPKPVLAYCRSGMRSTTMWALSQAGQQPLPQIVEAARKAGFDMKGVIRRIANEGRTPVGVAEARHSVVIVGGGAAGIATASSLLAREPGLDIAIIDPADVHYYQPGWTLVGGGVFEAQQTAHTMGATIPRGVHWIKAAVAAFEPENDAIILDGCRVVRYEQLIVCPGLKLDWHAIEGLPQTLGRNGVTSNYLYHLAPYTWEQVQQLRSGRAIFTQPPMPIKCAGAPQKAMYLCADHWKRQGVLGDIEIDFCSAGAVLFGVPDYVPALMEYVRAYGIDLNFGSTLTSVDGPAQTATFRCVKADGSTHLVTHDFDLLHVVPPQVAPDFIRVSPLADGAGWIDVDPDSLRHKTWANIHALGDATNTSNAKTAAAARKQAPVVAHNVLAAMGKAKGSAHYDGYGSCPLTVERGKVVLAEFTYGGKLAPSFPSWLIDGTRPSRLAWLLKERILPPLYWKAMLKGREWLAKPELADL, translated from the coding sequence ATGGACATCCACCACCTTGCGTCCGGCCTCTCGATCTCGGGGCAGATTCAACCCGACCAAATGAGTGAGATCAAAACCAGCGGCTTTCGCGCCATCATCTGCAACCGTCCTGATGGTGAAGGCAGCGATCAACCTTTGTTTGCCGACATCCAGCGCGCGGCACAAGCGATGGGTATCGAGGCGCACTACCTTGCCGCAGAGTCCGGCAAGGTGACCGATGAGCAGGGCGTTGCCTTCGGCAAATTGCTCGAGTCCTTGCCCAAGCCAGTGTTGGCGTATTGCCGCTCCGGCATGCGCTCGACGACGATGTGGGCACTGTCCCAGGCCGGCCAGCAGCCCTTGCCGCAGATTGTCGAAGCCGCCAGGAAAGCCGGTTTCGACATGAAAGGCGTCATTCGCAGAATTGCCAACGAGGGACGTACGCCTGTTGGCGTGGCCGAGGCCCGACATTCAGTGGTGATTGTCGGCGGCGGCGCGGCGGGCATCGCCACAGCCTCGAGCCTGTTGGCCCGCGAGCCAGGCCTGGACATCGCCATCATCGATCCAGCGGATGTGCATTATTACCAGCCCGGCTGGACCCTCGTCGGCGGTGGCGTGTTCGAGGCACAACAAACCGCCCACACGATGGGTGCGACCATTCCCCGGGGCGTGCACTGGATCAAAGCGGCTGTCGCGGCTTTCGAACCTGAAAACGACGCCATCATTCTCGATGGGTGCCGCGTGGTCCGCTACGAGCAGTTGATCGTATGCCCGGGCCTGAAACTGGATTGGCATGCCATTGAAGGTTTGCCGCAGACATTGGGGCGCAACGGCGTCACCTCGAACTATCTGTACCACCTGGCCCCCTACACCTGGGAACAGGTGCAGCAACTGCGCAGTGGCCGGGCCATTTTCACGCAGCCCCCCATGCCGATCAAATGCGCCGGGGCCCCTCAAAAAGCGATGTACCTGTGCGCCGACCACTGGAAACGCCAAGGCGTACTCGGCGATATCGAGATCGACTTCTGCAGCGCCGGGGCCGTCCTGTTCGGCGTCCCCGACTACGTGCCGGCCCTGATGGAATATGTCCGTGCCTATGGGATCGACCTGAATTTCGGCAGTACGCTGACGTCGGTCGATGGACCGGCACAAACGGCGACCTTCAGGTGCGTCAAGGCCGATGGCAGTACTCACCTGGTGACGCACGACTTCGACCTGCTGCATGTGGTACCCCCTCAGGTTGCGCCGGATTTTATCCGCGTAAGCCCTCTGGCCGATGGGGCGGGCTGGATCGATGTCGATCCCGACAGCTTGCGGCATAAAACCTGGGCGAATATTCACGCACTGGGCGATGCAACCAATACCAGCAACGCAAAAACCGCAGCGGCGGCGCGCAAGCAGGCGCCCGTGGTCGCCCATAATGTGCTGGCGGCCATGGGCAAGGCCAAGGGCAGCGCCCATTATGACGGCTACGGTTCCTGCCCGCTGACCGTGGAACGAGGCAAGGTCGTGCTCGCTGAATTTACCTACGGCGGCAAGCTTGCCCCCAGCTTCCCGTCCTGGCTGATCGACGGTACTCGGCCTTCGAGACTCGCCTGGCTACTTAAAGAGCGAATTCTTCCGCCGCTGTATTGGAAAGCCATGCTCAAGGGCCGTGAGTGGCTGGCGAAACCTGAACTGGCGGACCTATGA
- a CDS encoding cytochrome ubiquinol oxidase subunit I encodes MISEQLVDLSRLQFAATALYHFLFVPLTVGMVWLLVIMESVYVMTGNVIWKDMTRFWGKLFGINFALGVTTGITLEFQFGTNWAYYSHYVGDIFGAPLAIEGLMAFFLESTMIGLFFFGWDRLKKEHHLLVTLLMAIGTNLSALWILIANGWMQNPVGSEFSYITMRMEMVDFWAVVFNPVAQAKFVHTVSAGYVTGSMFVLSISSWYLLKGRDVEFAKRSFRVAAAFGLASVLSVIVLGDESGYTVGEAQQTKLAAMEAMWETKPAPAGLTLVASINEAESRNNWEFDVPWVMGLIGTRSVSKQIPGIHDIKAKNRARILRGITAVNALEALRADRTDKAAFDTFEAYKADLGFGLLLKKYVEDVNQATPAIIDKAVNDTVPRVTPMFWGFRIMVGLGFAMLVLFGLAFWSTLKSSGAHHRGLLRWALWMLPAPWLACELGWFVAEYGRQPWTIYGVLPTHMSVSTLGVDNLYGSLAGFVVFYTVLLAVEMFLMVKFARQGPGSLGTGRYVHDAKLKELHHA; translated from the coding sequence GTGATCTCAGAACAACTGGTGGATCTGTCACGGCTGCAATTCGCAGCCACAGCGCTGTACCACTTTCTATTTGTACCGCTCACCGTGGGGATGGTGTGGCTGCTGGTCATCATGGAAAGCGTCTATGTGATGACAGGCAATGTCATCTGGAAAGACATGACTCGCTTTTGGGGCAAATTGTTCGGTATCAACTTCGCCTTGGGCGTGACCACCGGCATCACCCTGGAGTTTCAGTTCGGAACCAACTGGGCGTACTACTCGCACTATGTCGGGGACATCTTCGGAGCCCCGCTGGCCATCGAGGGTCTGATGGCGTTCTTCCTTGAGTCGACCATGATCGGCTTGTTCTTCTTCGGTTGGGATCGCCTGAAGAAAGAACATCATTTGCTGGTCACGTTGTTGATGGCCATCGGTACCAACCTGTCGGCGCTGTGGATTCTGATCGCCAATGGCTGGATGCAGAACCCGGTGGGCTCGGAGTTCAGCTACATCACCATGCGCATGGAGATGGTGGATTTCTGGGCCGTGGTCTTCAACCCGGTGGCGCAGGCCAAGTTCGTCCACACGGTGTCTGCCGGTTATGTCACCGGTTCGATGTTTGTGTTGTCGATTTCCAGTTGGTACTTGCTCAAGGGGCGTGATGTCGAGTTCGCCAAGCGCAGCTTTCGGGTGGCGGCCGCCTTCGGCCTGGCCTCGGTGCTGAGCGTCATCGTACTGGGGGACGAGTCGGGTTATACGGTGGGCGAGGCGCAGCAAACCAAGCTGGCGGCCATGGAGGCCATGTGGGAAACCAAACCCGCACCGGCGGGCCTGACGCTGGTGGCCAGCATTAATGAAGCCGAGTCCAGGAATAACTGGGAATTCGATGTGCCGTGGGTGATGGGCTTGATCGGCACGCGCTCGGTCAGCAAGCAGATTCCGGGCATTCATGACATCAAGGCGAAAAACCGCGCGCGCATTCTGCGGGGCATTACCGCCGTCAATGCGCTTGAAGCGCTGCGCGCCGATCGCACCGATAAGGCCGCGTTCGATACCTTCGAAGCGTACAAGGCCGATCTGGGCTTTGGCCTGCTGCTTAAAAAGTACGTCGAAGATGTCAACCAGGCCACGCCGGCCATCATCGACAAGGCTGTGAACGATACCGTGCCGCGGGTGACCCCGATGTTCTGGGGGTTCCGGATCATGGTCGGCCTGGGCTTTGCCATGCTCGTGCTTTTCGGGCTGGCATTCTGGAGCACCTTGAAATCCAGCGGCGCACATCATCGCGGGCTGCTGCGCTGGGCGCTCTGGATGCTGCCTGCGCCATGGCTTGCCTGCGAATTGGGTTGGTTCGTGGCCGAGTACGGCCGCCAACCCTGGACCATCTACGGTGTGTTGCCGACCCACATGAGCGTTTCCACCCTCGGCGTCGATAACTTGTATGGCTCTCTGGCTGGGTTCGTCGTTTTCTACACGGTGCTGCTGGCGGTGGAAATGTTCCTGATGGTCAAGTTCGCCCGCCAGGGGCCCGGCAGCCTCGGTACAGGTCGTTATGTCCACGACGCCAAGTTGAAGGAGCTTCACCATGCTTGA
- a CDS encoding response regulator produces MRLLLIEDDVALGEGIHQALSREGYTVDWVQDGSSALHSLLSEAFDLAVLDLGLPRMDGLQVLRRLRDSGSNLPVLILTARDATEDRIAGLDAGADDYLIKPFDLAELKARLRALLRRSAGRAQALIEHAGISLNPGTQQVSYQGKPVALTPKEYQLLHELLSPPGRVMTRDHLMQLLYGWSEEAESNTLEVHIHHLRKKFSTDLIRTIRGVGYLVEERR; encoded by the coding sequence GTGCGTTTATTACTGATCGAGGATGACGTGGCCTTGGGCGAAGGCATCCATCAGGCCCTGAGTCGCGAAGGCTATACCGTCGACTGGGTGCAGGACGGCAGCAGCGCCTTGCATTCATTGCTCAGTGAAGCCTTCGACCTGGCGGTGCTCGACCTGGGCCTGCCACGCATGGATGGCCTGCAAGTATTGCGGCGCTTGCGTGACAGTGGTTCCAACCTGCCGGTGCTGATCCTCACGGCCCGGGATGCCACCGAGGATCGCATTGCCGGGTTGGACGCCGGAGCCGATGACTATCTGATCAAACCGTTCGACCTGGCAGAACTCAAGGCCCGGCTCAGGGCCTTGTTGCGCCGCAGCGCCGGCCGCGCCCAAGCGTTGATCGAACATGCCGGCATCAGCCTGAATCCCGGCACCCAGCAAGTCAGCTACCAAGGCAAGCCGGTGGCCCTGACGCCCAAGGAATATCAGCTGCTCCATGAACTGCTCTCGCCACCGGGCCGTGTCATGACCCGCGATCATCTGATGCAGTTGCTCTATGGCTGGAGCGAGGAGGCCGAGAGCAACACCCTGGAAGTGCACATCCATCACCTGCGCAAGAAATTCTCCACGGACCTGATCCGTACCATCCGCGGTGTCGGTTACCTGGTGGAGGAGCGCCGATGA
- a CDS encoding ATP-binding protein, with protein MSSIRRRTLTLILGLLFLGLLIITVFNLHDSNHEIAEVYDAQLAQNARLLQGVMRMPMASKEHAELYQAFNSALGQAVPKVDGHPYESKIAFQVWNSQGSVLVHTSSAPSFTSPPGAPGFSDIVDRNNRKWRAFVLDDAQYGLKIWVGERDDVRADLVDRIVRHTVVPNLIGSVVLAVVIWLAIGWGLKPLVDMAAKLRARHPGSLEPLQMMPLPTELEPMQAALNRVLAQIQEVMGRERRFIADAAHEMRTPLAVLRVHAQNLMEAGSEQSRRESLEHLIAGVDRTTRLVNQLLTMARVEPQAGVPTPAVIDLPATVRASLVQLTPWLLSKGLEPVLDVSDDIGPVRIDPVAIDIALNNLVTNAANFSPANGTITVRLVRKDDHYELSVEDQGPGIDEAERERLFERFYSRGNDQGAGLGLTIVRTIAARLGGRIRLENRAEGGLCATLEIGRF; from the coding sequence ATGAGTTCGATCCGGCGCCGCACCCTCACGTTGATTCTCGGCCTGCTGTTCCTTGGCCTGTTGATCATCACCGTCTTCAACCTGCATGACAGCAACCACGAAATCGCCGAGGTCTACGATGCCCAGTTGGCGCAGAATGCCCGGCTGCTGCAGGGCGTGATGCGCATGCCGATGGCGAGCAAGGAGCACGCCGAGTTGTACCAGGCGTTCAATTCGGCATTGGGGCAGGCGGTGCCTAAAGTTGACGGTCATCCCTATGAAAGCAAGATCGCTTTCCAGGTCTGGAACTCCCAAGGTTCGGTGCTGGTTCATACGTCCAGCGCACCGTCGTTCACCTCACCGCCTGGCGCACCGGGCTTCAGTGACATCGTGGACCGGAACAACCGTAAGTGGCGGGCGTTCGTCCTGGACGATGCGCAATACGGCTTGAAGATCTGGGTAGGCGAGCGCGACGACGTGCGTGCCGACCTGGTCGATCGCATTGTTCGCCACACCGTCGTGCCGAACCTGATCGGCAGCGTGGTGCTTGCCGTGGTGATCTGGTTGGCCATCGGCTGGGGGCTCAAGCCTCTGGTCGATATGGCGGCAAAGTTGCGGGCCAGGCATCCCGGCTCACTTGAACCCCTGCAAATGATGCCGCTCCCTACGGAGCTTGAGCCCATGCAGGCGGCGCTCAACCGCGTATTGGCGCAAATCCAGGAGGTGATGGGCCGTGAGCGGCGCTTCATCGCCGACGCCGCCCATGAAATGCGTACGCCCTTGGCCGTGCTGCGGGTGCATGCACAGAACCTGATGGAGGCGGGGAGCGAGCAAAGCCGTCGCGAGTCCCTGGAACACCTGATCGCTGGCGTCGATCGCACCACGCGTCTGGTCAATCAACTGCTCACCATGGCGCGGGTCGAACCGCAGGCAGGTGTTCCGACACCGGCAGTCATAGATTTGCCCGCCACGGTTCGTGCCAGCCTGGTTCAACTGACGCCCTGGTTGTTGAGCAAGGGACTCGAGCCGGTGCTGGATGTCAGCGATGACATCGGCCCGGTTCGAATCGACCCGGTGGCCATCGACATCGCCTTGAACAACCTGGTGACCAACGCGGCCAATTTTTCTCCGGCCAACGGCACGATCACCGTACGACTGGTCAGGAAGGACGATCACTACGAGTTGTCAGTCGAAGACCAGGGGCCAGGTATCGACGAGGCCGAGCGGGAGCGGCTCTTCGAGCGGTTCTACAGTCGCGGCAACGACCAGGGGGCGGGGTTGGGGCTGACGATCGTGCGCACCATCGCGGCTCGTCTGGGGGGGCGCATACGCTTGGAAAATCGTGCCGAGGGCGGGCTGTGCGCGACCTTGGAAATAGGGCGCTTCTAG
- a CDS encoding MBL fold metallo-hydrolase produces MTVKPHVEGFFDPETHTVSYLVLDEATRQCALIDSVLDYDPKSGRTTTTSADKLIARVIELEAKVEWILETHVHADHLTAAPYLKEKLGGKIGIGSQIATVQEVFGSLFNVGGEMSRDGSQFDRLFVNDETFTLGTLQCRALHTPGHTPACMTYVISDGEETAAFVGDTLFMPDYGTARCDFPGGDAHTLFRSINKVLSLPANTLLYTCHDYQPGGREVQFSSTVAEQRADNVHVRNGISEQAFVAMRTQRDASLEMPTLILPSVQVNMRAGHFPEPESNGTCYLKIPLNRL; encoded by the coding sequence ATGACCGTAAAACCGCACGTCGAAGGATTTTTCGATCCTGAGACCCATACCGTCAGCTACTTGGTGCTGGACGAAGCGACCCGCCAGTGCGCCTTGATCGACAGCGTCCTGGATTACGACCCCAAATCCGGCCGTACCACAACCACCTCCGCCGACAAGCTGATCGCCAGGGTGATCGAGCTGGAGGCGAAGGTCGAATGGATTCTTGAAACCCACGTCCATGCCGACCACCTTACCGCCGCGCCGTACCTGAAGGAAAAACTCGGCGGCAAGATAGGGATCGGCAGCCAGATTGCGACGGTACAAGAAGTCTTTGGCTCGCTGTTCAACGTCGGTGGGGAGATGTCCCGCGATGGCAGTCAGTTCGATCGTCTGTTCGTCAATGACGAGACGTTTACGCTCGGCACATTGCAATGCCGTGCGCTCCACACACCGGGCCACACCCCTGCCTGCATGACGTACGTCATCAGCGACGGCGAGGAAACAGCGGCGTTCGTGGGCGACACCTTGTTCATGCCCGACTACGGCACCGCACGGTGTGACTTCCCCGGTGGCGACGCGCATACCTTGTTCCGATCCATCAACAAGGTCTTGAGCCTGCCGGCCAACACCCTGCTCTACACCTGTCACGATTACCAACCCGGTGGCCGCGAGGTGCAATTTTCCAGCACCGTCGCCGAGCAACGCGCCGACAATGTTCATGTCCGTAACGGCATCAGTGAACAAGCATTCGTGGCAATGCGCACCCAGCGCGATGCCTCGCTGGAGATGCCGACGCTCATCCTGCCATCGGTCCAGGTCAACATGCGGGCCGGGCATTTCCCGGAGCCGGAATCGAACGGCACGTGCTACCTGAAAATCCCACTCAATCGGCTCTGA
- a CDS encoding sulfite exporter TauE/SafE family protein, translated as MIAVLVLGFAVGVILALTGAGGGILAVPFLVFGVGLSMAEAGPIGLLAVGLAATLGAVMGLRNGIVRYKAALLTASAGVICSPLGLWLAQRTPNRPLTILFALLLIYVAFRALQKSLPARVGAKASATRKPPPCVLDENRGKLNWTGPCAWALTASGMIAGVLSGLLGVGGGFVMVPALQRYTNLTTQSVLATSLTVIALVSMSGVLASSAMGHLQWPIALPFSMGAIVGMLGGRLVAARLPEPYLQRGFALVSTLVAVALLVKALG; from the coding sequence ATGATTGCAGTCCTGGTACTGGGTTTTGCGGTAGGCGTGATCCTGGCGCTGACCGGGGCCGGCGGCGGCATACTCGCCGTCCCGTTCCTGGTTTTTGGCGTGGGCTTGAGCATGGCCGAAGCGGGGCCCATCGGTTTGCTGGCAGTGGGCCTGGCCGCCACCCTGGGCGCCGTGATGGGCCTGCGCAACGGCATCGTGCGCTACAAGGCTGCACTGTTGACGGCCAGTGCGGGGGTCATCTGCTCACCGCTGGGCCTTTGGTTGGCGCAGCGCACGCCCAACCGTCCGTTGACGATCCTGTTTGCCTTGTTGCTGATATACGTGGCATTCCGGGCCTTGCAAAAATCACTGCCCGCTCGCGTCGGGGCCAAGGCATCCGCCACGCGCAAACCGCCGCCCTGTGTCCTGGACGAAAATCGCGGCAAGCTGAACTGGACCGGACCTTGCGCATGGGCGCTCACGGCGTCGGGCATGATCGCCGGGGTGCTTTCCGGGCTGCTCGGTGTGGGTGGCGGTTTCGTCATGGTTCCGGCGCTCCAGCGGTACACCAATTTGACCACGCAGTCTGTGCTCGCCACGTCGCTGACCGTCATCGCTTTGGTTTCCATGTCAGGGGTGCTGGCGAGTTCGGCGATGGGCCACCTGCAATGGCCAATAGCGCTACCCTTTTCCATGGGGGCCATCGTCGGCATGCTCGGCGGGCGCCTGGTCGCTGCGAGGTTGCCGGAACCCTACCTGCAAAGAGGCTTCGCCCTTGTGTCCACGCTGGTAGCGGTCGCGCTGCTGGTAAAAGCCCTGGGTTGA
- a CDS encoding DUF2892 domain-containing protein — MKANIGTIDRGARIAVGLVLIILSLTGLIGAWGWIGLVPLATGIFRFCPLYSLLGIKTCKRC, encoded by the coding sequence ATGAAAGCTAACATTGGAACCATTGACCGGGGCGCACGTATTGCCGTGGGGCTTGTCCTCATCATCCTGAGCCTGACGGGCTTGATCGGCGCGTGGGGCTGGATTGGCCTGGTGCCACTGGCCACGGGTATCTTTCGCTTCTGCCCGCTCTATTCGTTGCTGGGCATCAAGACCTGCAAACGTTGCTGA
- a CDS encoding ArsO family NAD(P)H-dependent flavin-containing monooxygenase has translation MPCSQPETFDVVIVGGGQAALAVAYFLRRTPLSFVLLDAQAEPGGAWRHGWNSLRLFSPATWSSIPGWMMPPTQDGNPSRDHVIDYLTQYEQRYGLPVVRPVQVTRVERTAKGLRVHSPDRQWDARVVVSATGTWSNPYIPHYPDAALFAGQQVHSADYVEASPFAGKKVLVVGGGNSGAQILAEVSKIAETTWVTPVEPLFLPDEVDGRVLFERATERWKAQQEGRVIDQPVGGLGDIVMVPSVVEARERNALQSVRPFVRFSRNGVIWADGRESAVDVVIWCTGFRPALQHLDALGVLNNEGRVAVEGTRSTQEPRLWLVGYGEWTGSASATLIGVTRTARSTVGEIVDFLAEQPRGDAPA, from the coding sequence ATGCCCTGCTCACAGCCCGAGACATTTGACGTTGTCATCGTCGGTGGGGGCCAAGCAGCCTTGGCGGTGGCCTATTTCCTGCGACGCACGCCTCTGTCGTTCGTCCTTCTCGACGCCCAGGCAGAACCCGGTGGTGCCTGGCGCCACGGCTGGAACTCGCTACGACTCTTTTCCCCGGCGACCTGGAGTTCGATCCCCGGCTGGATGATGCCCCCCACACAGGATGGCAATCCGTCACGAGACCATGTGATCGACTACCTCACGCAGTATGAACAGCGCTATGGATTGCCCGTGGTACGGCCGGTACAAGTCACGCGTGTGGAACGCACAGCAAAGGGTTTGCGCGTACATTCCCCGGACAGGCAATGGGACGCCCGGGTCGTGGTCAGTGCAACGGGCACGTGGAGCAACCCCTACATCCCTCACTACCCTGATGCGGCCTTGTTCGCCGGCCAGCAGGTGCATTCGGCGGACTATGTCGAGGCGTCCCCTTTCGCCGGCAAGAAAGTCCTGGTGGTGGGTGGCGGTAATTCAGGGGCGCAGATTCTGGCCGAGGTGTCGAAAATCGCCGAGACCACTTGGGTCACTCCCGTCGAGCCGCTGTTCCTTCCCGACGAAGTGGATGGACGGGTGTTGTTCGAGCGTGCAACCGAGCGCTGGAAGGCCCAGCAGGAAGGTCGCGTCATCGACCAACCCGTGGGAGGCTTGGGTGACATCGTCATGGTGCCGTCGGTGGTCGAGGCCCGTGAACGCAACGCCCTGCAGTCGGTCAGGCCATTCGTGCGCTTTAGCCGCAACGGTGTGATCTGGGCCGACGGCCGCGAATCGGCGGTGGACGTGGTGATCTGGTGCACCGGCTTCAGGCCTGCCCTGCAGCACCTTGATGCGCTGGGGGTGCTCAACAACGAAGGTCGCGTGGCGGTCGAGGGCACCCGCTCGACACAAGAGCCCAGGCTGTGGCTGGTCGGCTACGGCGAGTGGACGGGTTCGGCTTCCGCCACCCTGATCGGCGTTACACGTACCGCTCGCAGCACGGTCGGCGAGATCGTCGACTTTCTCGCCGAACAACCCAGGGGCGACGCGCCCGCTTGA
- the cydP gene encoding cytochrome oxidase putative small subunit CydP — translation MTISDKRLRRHLLTAVLIKLVVLTVLWWLFIKDSRVSVDSNTISDRFGVPTSAQGASK, via the coding sequence ATGACTATTTCCGATAAACGATTGCGTCGCCATCTGCTCACAGCAGTGCTGATCAAACTGGTCGTGCTGACAGTGCTGTGGTGGCTGTTCATCAAGGATTCGCGCGTCAGCGTTGACTCGAACACCATCAGTGACAGGTTCGGCGTACCCACCTCGGCTCAAGGGGCAAGCAAGTGA
- a CDS encoding YeeE/YedE family protein, giving the protein MNLDWLNFTPWSSLAGGMLIGLAASLFVVANGRIAGISGLIGSLLQRGSEGLGEKALFLLGLLVAPLVWGVFATLPPIEFQNGWFGLTVAGLLVGVGTRYGSGCTSGHGVCGLSRLSPRSMVATACFMLSGFATVFVLRHVMGV; this is encoded by the coding sequence ATGAATCTTGACTGGCTCAACTTTACGCCGTGGTCATCCCTGGCCGGCGGCATGTTGATTGGCCTGGCGGCCAGCCTGTTCGTGGTCGCCAACGGCCGGATCGCCGGCATCAGCGGGCTGATCGGCAGCCTGCTGCAGCGGGGCAGCGAAGGCCTGGGCGAAAAGGCCCTGTTTCTCCTGGGCCTGCTCGTCGCGCCGCTGGTATGGGGCGTGTTTGCGACCTTGCCGCCCATCGAGTTCCAGAACGGCTGGTTCGGCCTCACTGTCGCCGGCCTGTTGGTGGGTGTCGGCACTCGTTACGGTTCAGGCTGCACCAGTGGCCATGGCGTGTGCGGCCTGTCACGCCTTTCACCGCGTTCGATGGTCGCCACCGCGTGTTTCATGCTCAGCGGTTTCGCCACGGTATTTGTCCTGCGTCACGTGATGGGGGTTTGA
- a CDS encoding DUF6691 family protein — MRKLTAFIAGLLFGFGLLLAGMANPKKVLGFLDLAGTWDPSLALVMIGAIGTAIVPLAWARQQTHSLLGSPMQLPVKRELDPRLIGGSLVFGIGWGIAGICPGPAVAILLTGHWQAVVFMLAMLAGMLLFTALETRRVH, encoded by the coding sequence ATGCGCAAACTGACGGCATTCATCGCGGGCTTGCTCTTTGGCTTCGGGCTGCTCCTGGCAGGCATGGCCAACCCGAAAAAGGTGTTGGGTTTTCTGGATCTGGCCGGCACTTGGGACCCGTCCCTGGCGCTGGTGATGATCGGGGCGATTGGCACCGCCATTGTCCCGCTGGCCTGGGCGCGACAACAGACTCATTCGCTGCTGGGCAGCCCCATGCAGTTGCCGGTCAAGCGAGAACTGGACCCACGCCTGATTGGCGGCAGCCTGGTGTTCGGCATCGGCTGGGGCATCGCCGGCATCTGCCCTGGCCCCGCCGTGGCCATCCTGCTGACCGGACACTGGCAAGCCGTTGTGTTCATGCTGGCCATGTTGGCGGGCATGTTGCTGTTCACCGCGCTGGAAACCCGGCGCGTTCATTGA
- a CDS encoding sigma-54 interaction domain-containing protein, with amino-acid sequence MTHSLPPTQDLLPRPDQVQSLVSFLEHEPQPMIVLDPDYNILAANTAYLRQFGSADKPFIGHKCYRISHHYDVPCDQAGENCPMKKAREMRSPDRVLHIHHTPRGPEHVDVELRPILNEHGAITAYVERLTLVRSASARPSNEGLVGSSPAFNQALLELQRVAPSMLPVLLLGESGTGKELFARAVHETSERAAGPFVVVDCSGLTETLFESELFGHEKGAFTGATTRKVGLVETAQGGTLFLDEIGDVPLAMQVKLLRLIESGTYRRVGSVETQHADFRLVAATHKPLEKMVEKGEFRQDLYYRISVFPIHLPPLRHRLEDIGLLVDSFLQRSGIGKRRLTIDPEALMQLQRFAWPGNIRELRNVLERAALFADDGVIHALHLPAPPLALSAPALTPASDSRDLEQLVATFKGTRSELARHLGVSERTLYRRLKEQGLA; translated from the coding sequence ATGACACACAGCCTGCCGCCCACCCAAGACCTGCTTCCACGTCCAGACCAGGTGCAGTCCCTGGTCTCGTTTCTGGAGCATGAGCCCCAGCCGATGATCGTCCTCGATCCGGATTACAACATCCTGGCGGCGAACACGGCTTACTTGCGTCAGTTCGGCAGCGCCGACAAACCGTTCATTGGCCATAAGTGTTATCGGATTTCCCACCACTACGATGTGCCTTGTGACCAGGCCGGCGAGAACTGCCCGATGAAAAAGGCCAGGGAGATGCGCAGTCCGGATCGGGTCTTGCACATCCACCACACACCGCGCGGGCCGGAACACGTCGATGTGGAACTGCGCCCGATCCTCAATGAACATGGCGCCATCACCGCTTATGTGGAACGGCTCACCTTGGTGCGTAGCGCCTCGGCCCGGCCCAGTAATGAAGGGCTGGTGGGCAGTTCACCGGCCTTTAATCAGGCGCTGTTGGAACTGCAGCGGGTAGCGCCCTCGATGTTACCGGTGCTGTTGCTGGGAGAGTCCGGCACCGGCAAGGAGCTGTTTGCCCGCGCCGTCCATGAAACCAGTGAGCGGGCAGCCGGGCCTTTTGTCGTGGTGGATTGCTCCGGCTTGACCGAAACCTTGTTCGAGAGCGAGCTGTTCGGCCACGAGAAGGGCGCATTTACCGGCGCCACCACGCGCAAGGTGGGCCTGGTGGAGACGGCCCAGGGCGGTACGCTGTTTCTCGATGAGATAGGCGACGTTCCCCTGGCCATGCAGGTGAAACTGTTGCGACTGATCGAGTCTGGAACCTATCGCCGTGTCGGCAGTGTAGAAACCCAGCACGCCGATTTCAGGCTGGTGGCCGCGACCCATAAGCCCCTGGAAAAGATGGTGGAGAAGGGCGAGTTCAGGCAGGACTTGTACTACCGCATCAGCGTTTTCCCTATCCATTTACCGCCTTTGCGTCATCGCCTTGAAGACATCGGCTTGCTGGTGGATTCATTCCTGCAACGTTCCGGGATCGGCAAGCGTCGGCTGACCATCGATCCCGAGGCGCTGATGCAATTGCAGCGGTTTGCCTGGCCGGGCAATATCCGCGAGCTGCGCAATGTCCTGGAAAGAGCTGCGCTGTTTGCCGACGACGGCGTCATTCACGCCTTGCATCTGCCCGCGCCCCCCTTGGCGTTGTCCGCCCCGGCCTTGACGCCTGCCAGCGATAGCAGGGACCTGGAACAACTGGTGGCCACTTTCAAAGGCACCCGCAGCGAACTGGCCAGGCACCTGGGCGTGAGTGAGCGCACGTTATACAGGCGGTTGAAAGAACAAGGCCTGGCCTGA